A genomic region of Arachis stenosperma cultivar V10309 chromosome 9, arast.V10309.gnm1.PFL2, whole genome shotgun sequence contains the following coding sequences:
- the LOC130950672 gene encoding uncharacterized protein LOC130950672, with protein sequence MEGNLSQGGLMQGGASFGGFDLPGSIRVHHQGQHPHTMHQQHQNLPRQGSSVHEGFPLTMGNLQGCDQTISLTDFAKGERSKNSASEEDEPSFNEEGGDGHHEAGRGKKGSPWQRVKWTDKMVRLLITAVSYIGEDGSSDGGGGGRRRFAVLQKKGKWKSVSKVMAERGYHVSPQQCEDKFNDLNKRYKKLNDMLGRGTSCQVVENPTLLDVIDYLSEKEKDDVRKILSSKHLFYEEMCSYHNGNRLHLPHDPALQRSLQLALRNRDDHDNDDLRKSHHDDHDEDDQDAEFDDHDDFEENYTSHGDSRGAYGSMKKLKQGHCQEDSTSFGNSLNCQHYSKSSYPHGQMVQSDVNQGLPESVRTAWFQKQWFESRSLQLEEQKLQIQVEMLELEKQRLKWQRFSKKKDRELEKLSLENERMKLENERIALELKRKEIGTGFN encoded by the coding sequence ATGGAAGGAAATTTGTCACAGGGAGGTTTGATGCAAGGTGGGGCTTCTTTTGGTGGTTTTGATTTGCCCGGTTCGATTCGGGTTCATCACCAGGGACAGCATCCTCATACCATGCATCAACAACATCAAAATCTTCCGCGGCAAGGGTCCTCGGTTCATGAGGGTTTTCCACTTACAATGGGGAACTTACAGGGATGTGATCAAACCATTTCGCTGACAGACTTTGCTAAGGGAGAAAGAAGCAAAAACTCGGCAAGCGAGGAAGATGAGCCGAGCTTTAATGAAGAAGGTGGTGATGGTCACCATGAAGCTGGTAGAGGGAAAAAGGGATCGCCTTGGCAGCGAGTGAAGTGGACTGATAAGATGGTAAGGCTTCTCATAACAGCTGTTTCTTACATAGGAGAGGATGGAAGTTCGGACGGCGGTGGTGGAGGAAGAAGGAGATTTGCCGTCCTACAGAAGAAAGGTAAGTGGAAGTCTGTTTCTAAGGTCATGGCCGAAAGGGGTTATCATGTTTCTCCTCAGCAGTGTGAGGATAAGTTTAATGATCTTAATAAAAGGTATAAGAAGCTTAATGATATGCTTGGAAGGGGCACTTCTTGTCAGGTTGTTGAGAATCCCACACTTTTGGATGTAATAGATTATCTTTCTGAGAAGGAAAAGGATGATGTTCGGAAAATATTAAGCTCGAAACACCTCTTCTATGAAGAGATGTGTTCTTACCATAATGGTAATAGGCTGCATTTACCCCATGATCCTGCGCTGCAGCGTTCACTGCAGTTAGCACTTCGAAATAGGGATGATCATGATAATGATGATTTGAGAAAGTCCCATCATGATGATCATGACGAAGATGATCAAGATGCCGAATTCGATGATCATGATGACTTCGAAGAGAACTATACTTCCCATGGAGATAGTAGAGGAGCATATGGGTCTATGAAGAAATTGAAACAAGGACACTGCCAAGAAGATTCTACTAGTTTTGGTAACTCTTTAAATTGTCAGCACTACAGCAAAAGTTCTTATCCCCATGGACAGATGGTCCAATCCGATGTGAATCAAGGTTTACCCGAAAGCGTGCGAACAGCTTGGTTTCAAAAGCAATGGTTTGAATCTCGCTCGCTTCAGCTAGAAGAACAAAAGCTACAGATACAGGTTGAGATGTTGGAACTAGAGAAACAGAGATTAAAGTGGCAGAGGTTTAGTAAGAAGAAGGACCGGGAATTGGAGAAACTGAGTCTGGAAAATGAAAGGATGAAGCTTGAAAACGAACGCATCGCTTTAGAACTGAAACGGAAGGAAATCGGCACTGGCTTTAACTAG